The following are encoded in a window of Rosa chinensis cultivar Old Blush chromosome 4, RchiOBHm-V2, whole genome shotgun sequence genomic DNA:
- the LOC121052655 gene encoding disease resistance protein RPV1-like isoform X2 — protein sequence MASLTTEAAAASSSSSSLPRSSTDQNHYTYEVFLSFRGEDTRFNFTDHLHTALCQRGIETFRDDGLRRGEEISSALVKAIKESRVSIIIFSQNYASSRWCLDELVEILECRKSKGQEVRAVFYKVDPSDVRHQRGAFGDAFATLDQCKYKNSMDQSHTKRGTLRYGNAVRVRGTLVFRIPVSR from the exons ATGGCTTCTCTGACCACTGAAGCAGCAGCAGCCAgttcctcatcttcttctctcccaCGTTCTTCTACTGACCAAAATCATTACACATACGAGGTCTTCCTGAGTTTTCGAGGCGAGGATACACGCTTTAATTTTACAGATCATTTGCACACCGCTTTGTGCCAGAGGGGAATCGAGACCTTCAGAGATGATGGGCTcagaagaggagaagaaatatcatCGGCTCTTGTCAAAGCAATTAAGGAgtccagagtttcaattattatcttCTCTCAAAATTATGCTTCCTCAAGGTGGTGCTTAGATGAACTGGTCGAGATACTTGAATGCAGAAAATCCAAAGGACAGGAGGTCAGAGCGGTGTTCTACAAGGTGGATCCCTCAGATGTACGACACCAAAGAGGTGCTTTCGGTGATGCATTTGCTACACTTGATCAATGCAAATACAAGAATAGCATGGACCAAAGTCACACGAAACGCGGAACGCTGCGGTACGGGAACGCGGTACGGGTACGCGGTACGCTAGTCTTCAGG ATTCCGGTGAGTCGGTGA
- the LOC121052655 gene encoding disease resistance protein RPV1-like isoform X1, whose amino-acid sequence MASLTTEAAAASSSSSSLPRSSTDQNHYTYEVFLSFRGEDTRFNFTDHLHTALCQRGIETFRDDGLRRGEEISSALVKAIKESRVSIIIFSQNYASSRWCLDELVEILECRKSKGQEVRAVFYKVDPSDVRHQRGAFGDAFATLDQCKYKNSMDQSHTKRGTLRYGNAVRVRGTLVFRVRDSGESVTPCF is encoded by the exons ATGGCTTCTCTGACCACTGAAGCAGCAGCAGCCAgttcctcatcttcttctctcccaCGTTCTTCTACTGACCAAAATCATTACACATACGAGGTCTTCCTGAGTTTTCGAGGCGAGGATACACGCTTTAATTTTACAGATCATTTGCACACCGCTTTGTGCCAGAGGGGAATCGAGACCTTCAGAGATGATGGGCTcagaagaggagaagaaatatcatCGGCTCTTGTCAAAGCAATTAAGGAgtccagagtttcaattattatcttCTCTCAAAATTATGCTTCCTCAAGGTGGTGCTTAGATGAACTGGTCGAGATACTTGAATGCAGAAAATCCAAAGGACAGGAGGTCAGAGCGGTGTTCTACAAGGTGGATCCCTCAGATGTACGACACCAAAGAGGTGCTTTCGGTGATGCATTTGCTACACTTGATCAATGCAAATACAAGAATAGCATGGACCAAAGTCACACGAAACGCGGAACGCTGCGGTACGGGAACGCGGTACGGGTACGCGGTACGCTAGTCTTCAGGGTACGCG ATTCCGGTGAGTCGGTGACGCCGTGTTTTTGA
- the LOC112198627 gene encoding disease resistance protein RPV1-like yields the protein MGSEFDCQHHGSTLRQQIKNTGIGSEFPESRIQIPFANTSDPDRERPAIGFVRSGTRVAGTGSVSGDFGMDKWKTALKEAADLSGWPFKDGRYESEFINDIVSELSAQVVNPSCELEVAAHPIGIESCRQDVIRLLRAEENIVHIVGIWGPGGIGKTTVAKDVFNSIHNKFACSCFLADVRSNALVQLQETLLRDILGDSTLKVNNVDKGVGLIKTRMRNKKVFLILDDVSHSSQLQKLVPSPDCFGPGSRILITTRDKRWLIAHQVDEVYEVKMLNDYQALELFSLHAFRRNEPPGDYLKLAQCAVCYAQGLPLALIVLGSHLFRRSREEWEAILDSCRGEGPHREIRDVLKISYDALGEDLKEYFLDIACFFKGKLVDDVKPILEACHELKSVSGFAQLQEKALIRIDKGWCSTIWMHDLIEEMGKDIVYQQSPDEPGERSRLWSEEDVYHVLRNNTGTNVRGIQVSWRSSTIYLNAKSFLEMKNLRYISISGEVKFECISGDIDNLSSQLRWLDWRYSPLQYFPSDYQANKLVQLNIPDSRRITRLWEGHKNFSSLTCMNLRGCSSLRELPDFSGIPNLKELNLYGCSSLVEVPDSVGFLRNLVTLNVDCCSNLIMFPRKINFKYAKTVSISYSKLEEFSEVGEELGFLRKLDISGSCIKELHPSITKLIGLETLVLIECQNLATLPYNIYELRNLKYLNATLCPKLATFPEISIKMDSLRQLFLSGSNIRELDESVGNLIGLEKLYLSDCRSLTTLPCSIYGLQNLKMLYLRYCSELVRFPANTKILNVDGCSLSLPKLELLDIRGCSLSDCDFLMTLDCWETLDHLDLSFNDFVSLPTCITKFVNLRMLYLNGCKRLRGIPELPPNLIDLGMSDCESEEPTQDIEGASLSIEEDDEEEPTPSSQLSLSSEPPKRHHTPEEAPTVIPPERHCAAGQPSMVHLLMKWLSPQSP from the exons ATGGGCTCTGAGTTCGATTGCCAACACCATGGTTCGACACTTCGACAACAGATCAAAAACACAGGGATTGGCTCTGAGTTTCCAGAATCCAGAATCCAGATTCCG TTCGCCAACACCAGCGATCCGGATCGCGAACGCCCCGCGATTGGGTTCGTTCGATCCGGAACGCGAGTCGCCGGCACAGGCAGCGTTTCCGGTGACTTTGGCATGGACAAATGGAAGACAGCTCTCAAGGAAGCAGCAGATTTGTCTGGATGGCCTTTCAAGGATGGCCG GTACGAGTCTGAATTTATCAACGACATTGTTAGTGAGTTATCTGCCCAAGTGGTAAACCCTTCATGTGAGTTGGAAGTAGCTGCACATCCTATTGGAATAGAGTCTTGCAGACAAGATGTCATTAGACTTCTACGTGCCGAGGAAAATATTGTTCACATTGTAGGCATATGGGGGCCTGGTGGAATAGGAAAGACCACAGTCGCGAAAGATGTGTTTAATTCAATTCACAATAAGTTTGCATGTAGTTGTTTCTTAGCAGATGTTAGATCAAATGCCCTAGTCCAACTGCAAGAGACACTTTTACGTGATATTTTAGGAGACTCAACTTTGAAGGTGAACAATGTTGATAAAGGAGTCGGTTTGATAAAGACAAGGATGCGAAATAAAAAAGTTTTCTTAATCCTTGATGACGTGAGTCATTCTAGCCAATTACAAAAATTAGTTCCATCCCCTGATTGTTTTGGGCCGGGCAGTAGAATTCtcataacaacaagagataaaCGTTGGCTAATTGCTCATCAAGTTGATGAAGTATACGAGGTCAAGATGTTAAATGATTATCAAGCTTTAGAGTTGTTTAGCCTGCATGCATTCAGAAGAAATGAACCTCCAGGCGATTATCTGAAACTTGCACAATGTGCAGTATGCTATGCCCAGGGCCTTCCATTAGCTTTGATAGTTTTAGGCTCTCATCTATTTCGCAGAAGTAGAGAGGAGTGGGAAGCTATATTAGATAGTTGCAGGGGAGAAGGACCCCACAGAGAGATAAGAGACGTGCTGAAAATAAGTTATGATGCTCTGGGAGAAGATCTAAAAGAATATTTTCTTGATATCGCTTGTTTCTTTAAAGGTAAGCTTGTAGACGATGTGAAACCAATACTAGAAGCTTGCCATGAGCTCAAATCAGTGAGTGGTTTTGCACAACTCCAGGAAAAGGCCTTAATAAGAATTGACAAAGGTTGGTGTTCTACGATTTGGATGCATGACTTGATAGAAGAAATGGGTAAAGACATAGTATATCAACAGTCACCTGATGAGCCTGGGGAACGTAGCAGATTGTGGAGTGAAGAAGATGTCTACCACGTTCTAAGAAACAATACA GGAACGAATGTTAGAGGCATCCAAGTCTCGTGGCGATCATCTACGATATATTTGAATGCTAAAAGTTTCTTAGAGATGAAGAATCTTAGATATATTTCTATCAGCGGGGAAGTGAAATTTGAATGCATTTCTGGAGACATTGATAATCTCTCAAGCCAGTTGAGGTGGCTTGATTGGCGTTATAGTCCGCTACAATATTTTCCATCTGATTATCAAGCAAACAAACTTGTACAACTTAATATACCTGACAGCCGCAGAATCACACGACTTTGGGAGGGACATAAG AATTTCTCAAGCCTAACATGTATGAATTTAAGGGGTTGTTCATCCTTAAGGGAACTCCCAGACTTCAGTGGAATCCCCAACTTGAAAGAGTTGAATCTATATGGATGTAGCAGTTTAGTTGAGGTTCCTGATTCCGTTGGATTCCTTCGTAACCTTGTTACTTTGAATGTTGACTGCTGCTCTAACCTTATTATGTTTCCAAGAAAAATCAACTTCAAATATGCAAAAACAGTTTCTATTAGCTATTCTAAGCTTGAGGAATTTTCAGAAGTTGGGGAAGAGCTGGGTTTCttgagaaaattagatatatcTGGCAGTTGCATTAAAGAATTGCATCCGTCCATTACAAAACTTATTGGGCTAGAAACCTTGGTACTAATAGAGTGTCAAAATCTCGCAACTCTTCCATATAATATTTATGAGTTGCGCAATTTAAAGTATCTTAATGCGACTTTATGCCCAAAACTTGCTACATTTCCTGAAATTTCAATAAAGATGGATTCTTTGAGACAACTTTTTCTATCAGGCAGTAACATTAGAGAATTGGATGAGTCAGTTGGAAATCTCATCGGGCTTGAAAAGTTGTACCTCAGTGATTGCAGAAGTCTTACAACTCTACCATGCAGCATTTATGGATTGCAAAATTTAAAGATGCTTTATCTTCGTTACTGCTCAGAACTAGTTAGATTTCCAGCAAATACCAAGATTTTGAATGTCGATGGTTGCTCACTATCACTTCCCAAGCTAGAGTTGTTGGACATCCGAGGATGCAGTTTATCAGATTGTGATTTCCTCATGACTCTTGATTGCTGGGAAACATTAGATCACCTTGATCTGTCATTTAACGATTTTGTTAGTCTTCCTACTTGCATCACCAAATTTGTCAACTTGCGTATGCTTTACTTGAATGGTTGCAAGAGACTCCGAGGAATTCCGGAGCTTCCCCCAAACCTAATTGATCTAGGTATGAGTGATTGTGAATCAGAAGAGCCAACTCAGGACATAGAGGGGGCATCGCTatcaattgaagaggatgatgaagaagagcCAACTCCGTCGTCACAGCTTTCTTTGTCTTCCGAACCTCCGAAACGACACCACACCCCAGAAGAAGCACCAACAGTGATTCCTCCAGAACGACATTGCGCTGCCGGGCAACCATCAATGGTCCATTTGCTCATGAAATGGCTATCTCCCCAATCCCCATGA